In a single window of the Pieris rapae chromosome 9, ilPieRapa1.1, whole genome shotgun sequence genome:
- the LOC111003685 gene encoding serine palmitoyltransferase 2, translated as MAVFKRNGCVPPITINHSINSQRTSNHTNSKLLNGNVNQPSNGYTKTAQQSNGVTKMSRGKSNEVPWMDWSKEETFSGSFEKTSLLTAALTHAGLYILMFLGFINQLFFKPKVATERNREGYAPLYNPFEQFFSRYLYRRVRHCFNLPVTSTPAAEVTLKQRATDDYNWTFRFTGEEKTCINLGSYNYLGFAEPSGECADAAEEAAKRYGLALASSRAELGTCNLHRELEKTTAEFLGVEDAIVFGMGFATNSMGVPGLIGEGSLVLSDENNHASLILGLRLARATVRVFKHNDMKHLETLVRRAIVEGKWKRIVVVVEGVYSMEGSVVPLRALVALKKRYGLYLYLDEAHSVGAMGPRGRGVTDYSGVDPRDIDILMGTFTKSFGAAGGYIAGSRQLVDSVRARGHGHTYAHSMSPPVAAQVVAAMRAIASPAGAARVAVLRDNTRYFRERLRSFGVITFGHIDSPVVPMLVYTFSKMAATVERLQERRVATVGVGFPATPLNKARIRFCLSAAHTRAQLDECLAAIEAVVNEIGLRYSRKA; from the exons ATGGCGGTGTTTAAAAGAAATGGTTGTGTTCCTCCTATTACTATCAACCATTCCATAAATTCTCAACGCACTTCAAATCATacaaatagtaaattattaaatggaaATGTGAATCAGCCTTCAAATGGTTACACTAAAACTGCTCAACAGAGCAATGGCGTTACG AAAATGTCTAGAGGGAAAAGTAATGAGGTGCCATGGATGGATTGGTCAAAGGAAGAGACCTTCTCTGGCTCCTTTGAAAAGACCTCACTGCTCACCGCCGCGCTTACTCACGCTGGCCTCTACATACTCATGTTCCTTGGCTTCATAAACCAATTGTTCTTCAAACCCAAGGTCGCCACCGAAAGAAACCGAGAG GGATATGCGCCATTGTACAACCCGTTTGAGCAATTCTTCTCGCGATACCTGTACCGTCGAGTGAGACACTGCTTCAACCTACCCGTCACATCGACACCCGCCGCTGAGGTCACGCTAAAGCAACGTGCTACTGATGATTACAACTGGACCTTTAG GTTCACCGGGGAGGAAAAGACATGTATAAACCTGGGTTCCTACAACTACTTAGGTTTTGCGGAACCGAGCGGCGAATGTGCTGATGCCGCTGAAGAGGCTGCAAAACGATATGGCCTCGCGCTTGCTTCATCGCGTGCGGAATTGGGCACCTGTAACCTGCATCGCGAGCTTGAGAAGACCACTGCAGAATTCCTCGGCGTCGAG GACGCGATTGTGTTCGGGATGGGTTTCGCGACAAACTCGATGGGCGTGCCTGGACTGATCGGGGAAGGGTCGTTAGTGTTAAGTGACGAGAATAATCACGCCTCCCTCATCCTGGGTTTGCGTCTAGCACGGGCCACTGTTCGGGTCTTCAAACACAACGACATGAAGCATCTGGAAACACTCGTGCGCCGCGCCATTGTCGAAGGGAAATGGAAGCGGATCGTTGTG GTGGTGGAAGGTGTTTACAGCATGGAGGGGTCTGTTGTTCCCCTACGCGCATTAGTAGCGTTAAAGAAGCGTTACGGGCTTTATCTTTACCTAGACGAGGCGCATTCAGTTGGGGCTATGGGCCCGCGCGGCCGTGGCGTCACGGACTACAGCGGAGTGGATCCGCGGGACATCGATATACTCATGGGGACATTCACGAAGAGCTTTGGCGCTGCCGGCGGGTATATAGCCGGCTCCCGTCAACTTGTCGACAGTGTGCGTGCACGCGGCCACGGGCACACGTACGCACATTCTATGTCGCCGCCCGTAGCGGCACAAGTGGTTGCCGCGATGCGCGCCATCGCGTCACCGGCCGGTGCGGCACGCGTCGCGGTACTACGCGATAACACACGCTACTTCCGCGAAAGGCTACGCTCCTTTGGGGTTATAACATTCGGACATATTGACTCTCCCGTTGTGCCAATGTTGGTGTACACGTTTAGCAAGATGGCGGCCACTGTTGAGAGGTTGCAAGAGCGGCGTGTGGCTACTGTCGGTGTCGGCTTTCCCGCTACGCCGCTGAACAAGGCGCGCATACG GTTTTGTTTGTCAGCTGCTCACACTCGAGCACAGCTAGACGAATGCCTCGCAGCAATAGAAGCCGTTGTGAACGAGATAGGGCTTCGGTACTCACGCAAAGCCTAG
- the LOC111003663 gene encoding SID1 transmembrane family member 1, which yields MYLLCVLVCIGYAHAQSVTVVQLNLPYDEIYSLELNSTVEYILDFTPKAGVSRDAPRVVWARVEGGDGSRPVLVTARQRTGAETWQLPYEVNRRKLFELERTLCPDDAHLDTSVTEQRSSYSLHVSTSSSTSVAFHVRVYIAQVWRLDAPTALFATQFAPRVLSYQFKGEENRVRLVVSSESKVCATLSLQNYSCPIAQTIESTELTAEPRLTMMLSGAMSIARSQYPNGFYVVLVVHATDEACLTEVPIETRAEEMWEASLAGELPSYWLPHAPDPIERRKDFLVTTQSALSRQQYVVAATVTLAIFLSFYVAFGVLVVAQRWAPFAKLVAPQAVLADTTSRSGVEDQSEQTLPDPARSPQETSRRLSTNTYDRNDDSDSEDDELATPATAASPPASGPGPASDTNGGVQGPFGLPARLRVAALARQRERTIRARSDRYLYTLYTVAVFYALPVIQFVIAFQVVMNVSGSLDICYYNFLCAHPAGALSDFNHVFSNLGYLLLGALFMLQVRRRRARRRRLPRDPNYGIPAHYGLLSALGAGMMVVAVLSASYHVCPNRLNFQFDTAFMYVLAVLSTVKIYQARHPDINARAHATFGVLAVIIAFVVWGVLGGGRVFWGVFTVIHVFTFLLLSLRIYYVGQLRFEKQSLAVAASELRSGAKPLYGARLLLLLIANAVNWLFAIYGLIRQGSDFASHMLQVLLGNTLLYMICYLAMKLVVRERVRWYVWVLLAGATAAWLPALFFFLSGSTNWAATPAASRHSNHECKVLEFYDFHDLWHLLSAVALYLSFNTMLTWDDGLSAVKRTEIAVF from the exons atgtatttattgtgtGTGTTAGTGTGCATCGGATATGCGCACGCGCAGAGCGTCACCGTAGTGCAACTAAA CCTCCCATACGATGAGATCTACTCACTGGAGCTTAATAGTACGGTGGAGTACATTCTAGACTTTACAcca AAGGCTGGTGTTAGTCGTGATGCTCCACGTGTTGTATGGGCGCGCGTCGAGGGTGGGGATGGTTCGCGACCCGTGCTCGTAACTGCCCGACAGCGTACAG GTGCTGAAACATGGCAACTACCATACGAGGTGAATAGACGCAAATTGTTCGAGCTGGAACGTACACTTTGTCCTGATGACGCACATCTAGACACGTCAG TGACCGAGCAACGTAGCTCTTACTCGTTGCACGTGTCGACATCTAGTTCAACGAGCGTAGCATTTCACGTACGCGTATACATAGCTCAGGTGTGGCGTCTGGACGCACCTACCGCGCTCTTTGCCACACAG tttgcaCCCCGCGTCCTCTCATACCAGTTCAAAGGCGAAGAGAATCGCGTGCGACTTGTCGTTTCTTCTGAGAGTAAGGTGTGTGCGACACTATCACTACAGAACTATTCG TGTCCTATTGCGCAGACGATAGAATCGACGGAGCTGACTGCTGAGCCGCGGTTAACAATGATGCTTTCAGGAGCTATGTCGATTGCG CGATCGCAATATCCCAACGGATTTTACGTGGTGTTAGTGGTACATGCAACAGATGAGGCGTGTCTGACCGAAGTACCCATAGAAACACGGGCTGAGGAAATGTGGGAGGCTTCGCTGGCCGGAGAACTGCCATCCTACTGGCTGCCTCACGCCCCAGACCCTATCGAAAGACGGAAGGACTTTCTGGTCACAACACAG AGTGCGCTCAGCCGACAGCAATACGTAGTAGCTGCGACGGTGACGTTAGCAATATTCCTGTCATTTTACGTGGCATTTGGAGTTTTGGTTGTGGCCCAGCGCTGGGCACCATTCGCGAAGCTCGTCGCTCCGCAAGCAGTGCTGGCAGACACCACTTCGCGGTCTG gcGTAGAAGATCAAAGTGAGCAAACATTGCCTGACCCAGCTAGATCGCCTCAAGAAACGTCTCGACGACTCTCAA CTAACACATACGACAGAAATGATGATAGCGACTCCGAAGATGACGAGCTTGCTACACCTGCAACAGCTGCGTCTCCTCCCGCTTCAGGCCCTGGACCTGCTTCAGATACCAACGGTGGAGTACAG GGTCCCTTCGGTTTACCGGCGAGATTGCGCGTGGCAGCACTGGCGCGACAACGCGAGCGTACGATACGAGCGCGCTCTGACCGCTATCTATACACATTATACACAGTGGCCGTATTCTACGCACTCCCCGTAATCCAGTTCGTGATCGCATTTCAAGTTGTCATGAATGTGTCCGGCTCGCTTGATATCTGCTACTATAATTTCCTTTGCGCACATCCGGCTGGTGCTCTTAGCGATTTTAACCACGTCTTCTCAAATCTtggttatttattacttgGAGCGCTGTTTATGCTGCAAGTACGGCGTCGCAGGGCACGCCGACGACGACTGCCACGTGACCCGAATTACGGTATACCGGCCCACTATGGGCTTTTATCAGCTCTGGGCGCGGGAATGATGGTGGTGGCGGTCCTCTCCGCTTCGTACCACGTCTGCCCCAATCGCCTCAACTTCCAATTTG ACACGGCATTCATGTACGTGCTTGCAGTTCTGAGTACGGTAAAGATATATCAAGCAAGACATCCTGATATAAACGCGAGGGCACATGCAACCTTTGGCGTGTTGGCTGTCATCATAGCCTTTG TGGTTTGGGGCGTATTGGGTGGCGGCAGAGTTTTCTGGGGCGTATTCACAGTAATACACGTCTTCACATTTCTTCTACTCTCGCTACGAATTTACTACGTGGGACAACTGCGCTTTG AAAAGCAGTCCCTGGCGGTGGCAGCAAGTGAGCTTCGGAGTGGCGCCAAGCCTTTGTATGGGGCCCGGCTCCTGCTGCTTCTCATAGCAAATGCTGTGAACTGGCTCTTCGCCATATATGG ACTGATCCGGCAGGGGAGTGATTTTGCGTCCCACATGCTGCAAGTACTTCTTGGGAACACGCTGTTGTATATGATTTGCTATCTCGCTATGAAGTTAGTGGTAAGAGAACGTGTACGCTGGTACGTGTGGGTGCTATTAGCGGGTGCCACAGCCGCCTGGCTGCCGGCACTGTTTTTCTTCTTGTCTGGAAGTACCAATTGGGCTGCCACGCCGGCCGCTTCTAGACACAGCAACCACGAATGCAAG GTACTAGAGTTCTACGACTTTCACGACTTGTGGCACCTTCTATCAGCAGTGGCGCTTTACCTTTCTTTCAACACTATGCTCACGTGGGATGATGGCTTATCCGCTGTCAAGAGAACGGAGATCGCagtattttga